ACGCCAAATtctagaaaatatatatatatattcactcATGACATGCACTTCTTGACTAACATAAATGCGGAAGGGTATGATTTAGTCCAAGCTGTGAATTGAAATCTGATTGATCAAATAGTTACATAAGTATGGGTGTAAACGAATCAAACCATTTATGAGCTATTCGAAATTCGGTTCGATAAAAATTCGACCGAgctcgattcgatttctaatcGAGTCAAGGTtgaacttaatttttaggctcaTTTGGTAAATGAGTCAAACTTAAGCTTCATAGTATTCAACTCATTAAAACTCATGAACTCGACTCGTTTCTGAGTTCATGAGCAGGCTTGAAAATAGGTTCGTGAACAGTCTCGTTAAGTAAGTTGAAACTATtattataagagaaataaactcaaacaCTGCATATACTTTCATAAGgcaaacttaaattttttaaaattcagctctatataaattaattacactATTTAAACTTACATATATTtggatcattaaaatttaaaattttatttttataattttaggaactaatttatagatatacttatttaattaaaattattttagttttaaattaaaattcgatTCAGCTCGATAAAAGTTTGACTCGTCTAAACTATTTGCAAAACGAGTCATATTTGAGTTtcttaatactcggctcgaATTCAAAATGAGTAAATCTTGAATTCGGTTCAAactcaaaaaattttaacgaatcaAATTTGAACTCTTCAAAATTCGACTCGACTCAGTTCGTTTACATCCCTACAGATGAGAGATTATCTCTCTTATAACCTATAATAAAAATTGATCGATTCCGGATTGAAATCAGCTAAATTTAAAAtgtgttttttcttttattttttttgaaaaaaattcatagtagttaatttataaatttgaactataaatttgtatattttgTGTACCCAAAGCTCATTGAATTGAAATTGGCATAActaattttgtatatttttaaaagtagtTTATATTCAAGGGTTGAATTTGAGGTCACTAATTAAAGAGAGTTCCATCTTATTTTTTGAGtgttgaaatatatatatttctttatttaCGAATATGACagattcaattaattaaataaaataaaaatatattaattgtgGATGGAGATAGCAAACGACtcaaattagtaaaatttaatgtatctACTGGCacttaaatttgaatttgaaataatcagcaattgagtaatttttttattttagaatttacataaattatagatttaagttgaaagtttttattaaaaagaaaatagatatGGACAGGGTGGATTGCACGTAAGGAGAAATTAGTTATATGTGGTACAAGGCATATCTACGTCTCATGGTTCATGGTGTCGTAAAGACAAATCCAGTAACAGTGtgacattaaaatttatttatttatttatttttataattatatgatTTGAGTGTGTCTGATGGTACATACAACAGCCAAAGATGCGGACATGAAATTCtcagatattttttttaaaatttaaatcttgatataattaatcaaattacatattatttttaaaaaatcaattaaaaataatgttaatATTATTAACATAGAATTTATTGTGTGATGTTAATTAGGCATAGGCATAGGCATAGGCTGCATGTAAAATCTCGCCACAGAATTCACGTTGTTGCTGGTCAATGCACATTTATGAATCTCAACTACACATCTTTAACACATGGAATTGAAAGGATTGAGACatttatacaaaattaattattttttatgtggaAAATGGATCCATATCTAGAGCCGTTACAAATACATTCTGTTAAATTTTTACAGACAAAAATACATACAATAAGACTTGAACTTTATATATGGTATAGTGGGAAAAACAAGATTAATAAGGTTTTGTTGGAAATCactatcttttttcttttgggcTTTGCAAGAGAGAACAATATttgtgaaaaattattttatgattaaGAGTAAGTTGAGTTTAGAGGTCAAGaaagttttgtttttttttttaaataattttaaataatatttttatgaaagagCTTTTGTCGACCATATTACCGTAATGCCAAACAGCCTTTTATTACCGAAGAAAGACACCATGCATGATGATCATATCCTGAAAATGGACTAATCATCCATAAATGAGATGCTGTTTAGTTTCAGACTTTTCCTAACTAATTTTACAAAACAAATAATGGAAGGCAGTTTGGATAGCACTGAGAGATTATGTGAGATAATGACAATATGGTAAGATTTTAGATGAGTGGCTACCAAATGATGACAAACTTATGGAAATTGCCGACAACCTCCGAAAGTGAAAACCTTAGGATAAGTTCCTTTGCCCATAAAAATGGACAGTGGAATTGGGAGAAGTTTAATAGGATTCTGCTCGttttagtaattatttttattgcttccATAGAACCACCTAGCACAGTTAAGGGCAAAGATAAATCTCAATGGAAATTTTTAAGTACAGGCTCGTTTACTTCTAAGaccgtttttctttttttggcagGTTTGGATCATTACCAGAAGGAGAAAGAGTGGAATCTTTTCACGGATATTGCTAAAAAATAAGACTTAATGGATAAACTCACCGCTGAGAATTAGATCTACTCTTACTCATACTCATACTCATAACATGGTGAACTATTGGAATGGCCTCTTCCTGTCTctctttgataaaaaaaaatactaaggATTTTACAAGTATGAATATTTTCCTTTATGGCATCTTTGGAAGTTAAGGAACTCATTCGTTTTCAAGAATGAGGATATTCTATCTTCTTCTATCGAGAAGATTTTCTAGCCTCCCAAAATATGCAAATTCAAGTTCAGAAGCTGTTGTGGTTTCACCTCATAGCCGGTCTCCTCCATCTATTAATGCTTTTAAAGTTAATTTTAATGCAGCATGTTGTAGCAAAGAATCGAGAGGAACTTCTTCAACTCCGgttagaaatttaaataatcaacCTCTAGATTGATTTATTAAGCGGCTGACATCTATTTTTTATCCTTTAATTGCATAAACTTGGACTTATAGAGAAGCAGTTTTATTAGCCAAATACAAGGGTTTTGAGGGGTCATTATTGAGGATGATACTCTAAATGTTATACAAGCAATTCAAGGATTTTCCTCGGGTCTTTGGTATTCGGCTTCAAAGTAAACATTTTTGTAATATCTCCTTATCTTTTGTGGGGAGATTTTATAATATAGCTGCACATAAGCGgacttggaaaacatatgtctttTACTTGCAATCCTTAGATGCAAATCAACTATGTATTAAGCATTATAATTCCTCTACTTTAATAGAATTAATCTTTCGACAGAAAACTAAAAAGgaaatgcaatttttttttaatggtggCCTGGTTTATTCACCTTGTCCTTAAGATATTTGCTAGCCATTTCCTTTGCATTTTATAAGTGTTCGTCTTCTTAAATTCTTTCACATCAACCACctaattctttaatttgtttCTTGTAGCAAAATAACATTGTGAGATCCTTCACCCATCCCATTCTTTCAAGGATACGAGAGGAGAACATGCCAACTACACTTGATTAGCATTTGCTAATTTTGCATTACTTGACTACCTATAACTGAAAAGAGATCAGTCAAATAAAATGTAATTGGTGTATTCACATGGATGTGGGTAAGTTTTTAAGTCAATCCTTCAGAAATAATTAATCTAAAGCCGAGTGCAATTCATCATAAAAATCCTTAAAAATTGGCAGATATAAGATTGTGATTGGTGTATTCACATGGATGTGGGTAAGTTTTTCACTGCATTAACTATATATTACAAACAAGTATGGTAGAGCATAgaagaaataatttaaaactacATGCACACGCACTTGCTCAGGATGACAGATTCATAATCTAACATGTATTCATACAAGCTTTTTGAGAAATATTAACGCTTGCATCTTGCCCTAACAATGTTGCTAATTCCTCAAAAAAATTGACTCAGACAACCTGCATAACCGTCAATGAATAATGAATATCAAGTTTTCTCTAACGGTTACATCTTCCAATACTACAAACACAGATTTCCTCTCTTGCTTTCAATATCCTCAAGTCTTGGAAGACTCCATACATGTTACAAgaagaattaataaattttgccttcccctctctctccctctctctctctgtgttcTCCCACCCCACCTCGTCTCCCTTCTTAAGCCTTTGAGGAGGAGTGGAGTTTACTGGAAAAGTGACAGGCCATTACAAAGTTAAAAGGAAATTGTTCACTCACTCTTAACAGCATGGTATATGTGGGAAACAAACATGAATGAAGCACGAAAACTGACTGTACCCAGCATCAAGAAAAATGCATAGCAAATGCAAGCATTATACCCTAAGAAAAATGATAGCTGCATGAAGCCCCTCATATTTGACCTGGCAAAGAAGCAGATACCATAACTGAACATAAAAATGGCAGGTGCACCCCCACACAACACAGATCTGCATaacaaagaaaaacaaaatatgAAATTATACAAGCAAAAGTAAAAAATGAAAGCGAAAAAGAAAGAATGTACTCCTTCCAATTGGTAAAAATATGTTAAAGaccaaaaataatatttctcaACCCAGCATGCAACCTCTTCTCTTTCAAATTTAAGTTTTTCCTCACTTCCCTTATACAAAAAGGAGAATCACAGACCCTTTATTTTCAGCCCTATTTTTTTGAGAATCACGGATTTGATTATGTAAATAACTGAACATTTCATAGCAGTACAACCTAGACTGCAAATTTAGTTTTACTCATCTTAAAACCATCCACAAGCTAGTACTAGAAGGAGTGCATGTGTGACTGTGTGGCACACAGATGAACTTTGCAAGAGGACATAGAcatacctccaccaccactgATGGTCCTCTGCGGAGAGCAGAATGTATGTCATAACGATACTTAAGAGTGCGGTAAGTAAGATAAGGATGATGAAAGTGACAAACAAAATGCTGGGCAGAGTGCATATTTTATAGCCCCACAAGCTTGCATATAAGTGGTGTAACTCAAGGATAATTGCACTACAGCATAAAATTCCTGCAAGAAACATTTGAGCAGGTGTTTTCCTGTACCATCCTAATGGCGGAATCTCCCTTGGGTACCTTTTTGTAGCAGAAGGGGCTTGAAATACAGACCTGAAACAGTAACCAAGAAGCCCTCCCAAGGCAAGCAATGGAACAGTAAAAAATACGTGTATGAGAAGTATCACCATAATGGTTCCAAATGGAAGTGTGGCTGTGGTCCCATAAGATACAGCAATGATATTCAAAATGGATAGTATCACAAACAATGGACCGAGGAACAGAATCCCAGTGAAAATAACACTCCTTTTCTGGAAGACAAACAATATTGCTTATGCCAGTAAATATGAGGACAAgggaaaaaaatttaagttcaAAGTGAGGAAGAATataccattaaaaaaatattcttacCCATCCAGTTTGAGCAAACTGATTGTGGAAAGCAGCAGTGGTATAACCCCCAACCACAGATGTGAGTGTATATACCAAGACGAAAGAAGTGCACAAGGCTCCACGATTGTAAGGGTATAGCACACCAACAAATGCCAAAACAAATAAAAAGCAAACCCTGAAGAAAATTGCAATTTCGAGAAGTAAATAAATGTCAGAATATGTGAAATACCAACACATATCCTACATATATAATAAAAGTGAATTCGGAGGCATATCCACATACTTTGTGGACTGATTCCCCTTCAGATTCAAGCAAGACATCACAGGCATTCACTTCTATATAATCTTTGGACACTTTACGCAATATGGCAAATATGCAAAGACAAAGATATAAAGAGCATGCCATTTAAAAACTCTGGGATGAAATATCACAATCTCAGATCAACTAGACATGAAATCATGGAAAAATTTGATGTGTTTGAGAAACATAGAAGAATTGGTTTTAATGTCTCTCTGCAGCAATGAGTCAGTGTTGCTTCTTAAATGTCGGAGCAACCAGGCAAGAGAGCACATAAATAGTGCAAAACCTTATAAGGTGCCCTTATAGAATATAAACTTTATGCTGATGCCTGATgcaatataaagaaattatagCTAGCATATAAACCAAGTAACAATTACCATATGAGGGATGACCAGACTATTGTTATGtcacaaaaaataataacactattaataataaaatcctAAAAAATAGATTAGAAAATTGATGTCCTTGCTTTCACTTACATTGTCAGCAGTTGAGTGCCTGTGCCCAAGACAGCAGAAAACAAGGATATGTTATGTGGGTATCTGAAAACGTCACTATGGATGTATTTCCAGCCAACCTCTTTATCTTCCTCTTCATCTCCACCAGAACACCTGTAATATACACAAGGAAAAGATTGCCATAACTGAAAAATATGCCTTTGAGCTATCCTAGAGTAAATTCAACTATGTGCTAAGTATTCGAGATTTCACTACTTTTTCAAATCATTCCTGAGACGTCGcataaaaagcccagtgagcaatcCCATCAGGAGCAAAATGATGATGATTGAGTTAACAAATGAGAACCAATGGATCTGCTGGTGTACTGGATGAAACGAAGCCCTCGAATATTTGTCCATCCTGGTCTCAAATGGAGCTGAGGTCGCATTCCAGATAACTGAATAAGTGAACTCAACATCTATATCAACATCTTCAGTTATATCCACAGCATGATTTGGATCACTAAAAGCACTTACTTCAATGACTCGATTGCCACGATAAAGAACATCAAACTGAACGTGTTTAAACAGATAATACTTAAACTCTCTCTGACCAACAATCCAACTTTGTTCTTCAACTTTCCCAATAAAGCCCCATAACGGGAGATCATCATAATACATTTGGAAGTAGAAATCATCGATAATAGCATCTCTAAACCTCAAAACTTCATCTCCTTTAAGCTTCTTCTTACAAAGGGTAACCCCAGTTTTGTCCTCCCTGAATTTCAAGTCATACAAAGCACTACTCAAACGATCCCCATTCAACACCTCACCAAGCGTTTCTTTCTTTCGAATTACATTATCTGCAAAATCCACAAATAGAACGCTATAAAAACTGAAAGCTACTCCAACTTCAATTTCTGGGTCCAAAGATTAAGCAacaaaggaaaacaaatcctcaATCAAACTGCCACCATAAAAGAGGCTAACCTGGACGACAGAATGGCAAATCATAGTAGCGGTAGGTTTCACTGCAAAAGCCGCAAATAAATTAGACTGAAGCTTAAGAATCAATCAACAGGCGCAGTTTAGGTGGGTTCCTTGAATGAATTTTGAGAAATGGGTACCTGGGATTGTGCAAGGGACCAACTTTGTTGACGAATAGAGGTACAGGATCTCCTACATTGTAGCTGTGATCGGCCGGAGAAGAACAAACGAACCGGAGAAAAGAGAACGCAGTCGTAAACAGAAGGAAGAAAAGGATATTCATTTGAGGTTTAATTTTGGAAGGGATTTGTTGAATTAAATCCCAGAAATTGTTGAGAATTGAGAATTGAGATTGAGAGAAAAAAGTCAAAACTGTTGCCGGTTCCTGTTTCTCTCTACTCAAAGCTTGTCTGTTAACGCACCAGAGCTTAACGACAGGTCGTTGGTCTCCGTTTAATCagttgattaattttaatttatcctCTCCATGTTACCCCTTATGCTTAAATatgaattttcttaaaaaaatttatattttttattattaaattatttttaaaatttcagaaatttaaaattgttaattCTATTTATGCTTcaattttatctaataaatttttcttataagataagtattgaaaattttaaaataaaataatttttcagtaatatcaaaattaaatatttgttaAAAGTATGATTATatggatataattttattagaaaaaaaaaagagaaagccatttttttaataaaattttaaaaaataaatagttatcTTATGATAATTTTTCAGTAATTTACATTATAAtctttgaaatttaataaaatatacaatTCTGTGaaattacttcttagtccctcaggtttaacgtaattaacacttctgtccctctattttggcgacccaacatttaagtccctcactttctcttccgtccaaattcgtagtccttccgtccatttaaaccgtttggtcaaagagtcaaaagtgagaggtgataatttattataaagggaaaattacttcttagtccctcaggtttaacgtaattaacacttctgtccctctattttggcgacccaacacttaagtccctcactttctcttccgtccaaattcgtagtccttccgtctatttaaaccgtttggtcaaagagtcaaaagtgagaggtgataatttttttcagaaatacccttctcttaatgtgaaatttcttttttttttctctttcatgctttTTTCGGTTGCAgaagattctttttttttttctctttcatgcgtatcccaaacggctattttggacggaaggactgcaAATTTGaatggaagagaaagtgagggacttaagtgttgggtcgccaaaatagagggacagaagtgttaattacgttaaacctgagggactaaaaagtaattttccctattataaattattaaaattacaatgACTAAACTATGataagaaataaatttgaaaaactaaattttcatgGTTTAActgtaaattttaataaaaaaaatattttattaataaaaaaatcttaaaaactatattatatattattaaaataataaaaattaaaaattaaaattatttttattaaatctcaATAACTTTGTTACAAATTACACTAAcgtttttattaaaaacatatCCTAATACTTCTTATATACCTTTCAAAAATATACACCATTCTCTTTTTGCTTAtcaaataaattacaaaaataatatatttcaaaagtttgataatttattgataaatttttattttgtaataataataaaaaaattccaaTATCAGAAAATTTCGTGTTTTGAATTTTCAttataatcacataaaagagtattaaaataaaaattgaaatttatttatcaacttagatttttttttttttttttatcataatcataaattagaaagaaaaagaatgcATGTAGGATCAAAGCATGCATATTAATCCAGTTGCGGTTGCCAAAGAAAGCAGAGGATGGGTCGTCGATGGGTTGGTCTCTAATGGCAAAGCCTCCAATAGAATTCACTCAAACGCATGCTCACAATTTGAAATGATCCTCGAAACATCATACCCATCTTTATTTGTCTAAATAGATTCATTTTTTCTAGTAATCACCCTCTGTTAAGGTGGCTGATCTCTTTGTTTCTTGGAAGAAAAAAGGTCTCCTTGATTCGGTTCTTCTTCTATCAAAACCTCCCATTTTCTTTGATTGGTAAGATCTTTAACGTCTCTGTTGTTATTTTTTGTAGTATTTTTTTTTGTGGGTTGCAATTGGTTGAATCTCATTGTGCAGTTGTTTTTTGGATTTTCACATTGTAATGTAAGTTGGGACTTGGGTTTCACGAGATTGTCAGATGATAGAATGAGAGTTCTTGATGGGTTTTGTTGATAGATTTCTTATTTGTTTGCAGTTTTCGTATTAGATTATTGAAATTCGAGTCCTCTGTACacatttttgtttgtttttctttaaGATTTTGTAAATGGATTTGCTTCTCttgtaaaaataaagaaattggtTTATTCAAGTTGAAATTTGAGTTTCTTCTAGAATTGTGCATGGGCTCTTGATTTTGACTGGGTTTGTGTATGCTATATATCTAAATTGATGCACTGTGGCTTGAACGATGAATCAGAAGTTTTCTTTGTTCTTTGAGGCACAATCTTCTTGAAGCGATCGAATCCTTTATCTTGTTATGGCAGtagtaaattaaaattcaaacatGTTGAAATTCTCCTTCTTTTTATTGCCTCAGATGTCTGAAGTTTTTAGCCGGTGCCAACTGCTAGTTGTCTATTTCTCTGTGTTGAGTAGCTCTAGTGTGCACTGATTGTGATCAAACGTTTTCTGTACCTGGGCAAGAAGCTGCATTTGGTGGATGAGTACATTAGAAATAAGTTCCTAGACATTGAACATCTTCGGCTTACTGATGCATTTTGTGGGAAACCATAGTTCTGGGTTGATACTATCAGTTGGTTTTTTGGGCAATGGAGAATTTTCCTGTTGAAGTGATTGGTAACATATTATCTCAGTTGGCAGTTGCCCGTGATGTGGTGATAGCATCTGCAACATGTCGAAAGTGGCGAGAAGCTTACCGCAAACACCTTCACACACTTTCATTCAATTCCCATGACTGGCCTGTTTATCGTGATTTGACTACTAGTCGACTTGAAATATTGATAACAAAAACTATTTTTCAAACCACTGCATTGCAAGGCCTGTCAATTTTGATGGATGATGTTGATGAGTTTTCTGCTTCAACTGTTATTGCTTGGCTCATGTATACCAGAGGAACTTTGCGCCAGTTGGTCTATAATGTTATGACTACTCCAAATGTTAATATTCTTGAGGTTTGTGGGAGGCAGAAGCTTGAAATATTGGAATTGTCCCATAACTCCATACCAGGGGTTGAACTCAGTTACCAAAGGTTCCCTCGTTTGAAAACTCTTTCTTTAAGCTATGTCAGTATCTCAGCACTTGATCTGAGTCTTTTACTCGCTGCCTGCCTAAAGATTGAGACATTGGAACTTATCAATCCAGATATTGCAACATCTGACGCACAGGTGACAATTGAACTCAGTAGTCCTACATTGAAGAGTgtttatgttgaatcaattagtTTGGACAAGTTTATATTGGAGGCAGATAGTATTGAGCGTTTGCACTTGAAGGATTGTTCCCTTGAGCTATTTGAACTCATTGGAAAGAAAACTTTGAAGTTTTTCAAGATTGATGATGTTAGTCTTATACAATTTGATACTGGTGAAACAGTTGAAAATCTTGAGATTGTAGATGTTAGCAACTTCACATTTATCTGGCCAAAGTTCTATCAGCTGATCTCAAAATCATCCAAGTTGAAGAGGCTTCGTCTTTGGAATGTGGTGTTTGATGATGAGGCCATTATTGTGGATTTGGAAACTATTGCTGTTTGTTTTCCACAACTTAGCCATTTGTCACTAGGCTACGACTTGAGAGATGGAGCGCTTCATTATGGTTTGCAAGGATCTTCAAACTTGGTGAATGTGTTTTTCTTGGAGCTTGGATGGACCATAATTAATGATCTTTTCCCACATTGGGTTGAGGGACTGCTAAAGCGTTGTCCGAACCTTAGGAAGTTGGTAATTCATGGAGTTGTTTCAGAGGCCAAAAGCCAAGAAGAATGCCGGATGTTGGCTACTCTTACTTCAACCATAGTTCGACTTATGAGGAAATACATGAATGTAGAGGTGCAATTTGAGTATGAATAGGAATTCTGTGATTACGTGGGTCAATAGTCAAGTTTTGTATTCAATATTATTAGCATATATTCAGGTAAAAGTTACAGCACTTAGAGATTGAATATCCTTTTAATACCCTGTAAATGATCGCTAAAGACTTGTTTTATCATTGAAATATTacttgagaaaaagaaaacatgTTCACTAATGGTGGTGTTATCATTTTGCTTCTTCTTttcctccttctctctctctctctctctctctctctctcacacacacatATGCACAGAATTATATTCCTCATTGAATCTTCGCACGCATGAAAATAAAGACTCCTTTTGCATGTTGAGAAAGTATTcatctttattttcttgattCATGCATTTGCACAAGTCCTTTTCATTAGGATCAGAATCAGATGTATAAAATAGGATTTGGGTTGTCACAattttgaagaagaagatgatccCCAACTCTTCAAGAGTGAATAAAGCCAACCCTTTATCAAAACCTGGCCATGAAGGATTGTCTCTGTGCATGAACAGTTTGTACAACCAATTAAACTGGCCAGCACCTACTCCCTTGAATAGCTGGCCTtggaaaattaatatatatatatattctaccAATTCTAACTACCAAATGGGTGCCAAGGAATCCACTTCATAACAGAGacattgataagcggttgtcgaagccgtaaaaaataaacctattaaacaatcaataataaacttgtagatagtggcaatagggtcgaaccacagggaattgacactaaagatcttcctaataataaccaagataagtaaataacaaataattaaaagaggggggttttgagttgatggattaacactaaataacaaaagaaagcaataatttaaagatgagtaaatcaataagagagaagcttctagttgaagtatggatcttatttcagattgtttagaattgatcattgattctttaactctcctatttattccaataaattagttttggatgtggaagacgcttctcacaatccaaattcctccttagttctagtttgattaggaaacgttcgctaatcaaacactaatcaacaagttgccaaggaacgtccttggggcattgtagcatcgaacaactgttgactgcattaagacttagagaaacccaattctatccttgccaaccgcgtggtcaagtttagattatgcaatttgattaaatgtgtatttgaacaacctaagcaattacggacctaaatcattcaaacaatattacttaagcaatttaaaagcaatgggcctttattgattctaaaagcaaagtaatatttatggaaagctcaaattgcataaatattgaaaataaatagaagtttaacaatggagatttaaatctcccaattcatcacaaaatctgaaattcaccaacttcaactagaaaagaaagtgtttagccactcatggtggactaaatacacaaaaagatgaaaagaaaagaaaaaggaagatgctggagagtttctggcgagttgagttgctgatcagagGATAGTCCTCTTGCTGGTTTTGAGActccccttttatagctgaagaattgtctagggttttgaaatccctttttgatttgatgttggactcctcttttgatgttgaatttgattgcaattggatttccttggatgagaagttctttcgt
This sequence is a window from Manihot esculenta cultivar AM560-2 chromosome 4, M.esculenta_v8, whole genome shotgun sequence. Protein-coding genes within it:
- the LOC110613892 gene encoding transmembrane 9 superfamily member 5, with translation MNILFFLLFTTAFSFLRFVCSSPADHSYNVGDPVPLFVNKVGPLHNPSETYRYYDLPFCRPDNVIRKKETLGEVLNGDRLSSALYDLKFREDKTGVTLCKKKLKGDEVLRFRDAIIDDFYFQMYYDDLPLWGFIGKVEEQSWIVGQREFKYYLFKHVQFDVLYRGNRVIEVSAFSDPNHAVDITEDVDIDVEFTYSVIWNATSAPFETRMDKYSRASFHPVHQQIHWFSFVNSIIIILLLMGLLTGLFMRRLRNDLKKCSGGDEEEDKEVGWKYIHSDVFRYPHNISLFSAVLGTGTQLLTMVCFLFVLAFVGVLYPYNRGALCTSFVLVYTLTSVVGGYTTAAFHNQFAQTGWKRSVIFTGILFLGPLFVILSILNIIAVSYGTTATLPFGTIMVILLIHVFFTVPLLALGGLLGYCFRSVFQAPSATKRYPREIPPLGWYRKTPAQMFLAGILCCSAIILELHHLYASLWGYKICTLPSILFVTFIILILLTALLSIVMTYILLSAEDHQWWWRSVLCGGAPAIFMFSYGICFFARSNMRGFMQLSFFLGYNACICYAFFLMLGTVSFRASFMFVSHIYHAVKSE
- the LOC110614168 gene encoding F-box/LRR-repeat protein At1g67190 codes for the protein MENFPVEVIGNILSQLAVARDVVIASATCRKWREAYRKHLHTLSFNSHDWPVYRDLTTSRLEILITKTIFQTTALQGLSILMDDVDEFSASTVIAWLMYTRGTLRQLVYNVMTTPNVNILEVCGRQKLEILELSHNSIPGVELSYQRFPRLKTLSLSYVSISALDLSLLLAACLKIETLELINPDIATSDAQVTIELSSPTLKSVYVESISLDKFILEADSIERLHLKDCSLELFELIGKKTLKFFKIDDVSLIQFDTGETVENLEIVDVSNFTFIWPKFYQLISKSSKLKRLRLWNVVFDDEAIIVDLETIAVCFPQLSHLSLGYDLRDGALHYGLQGSSNLVNVFFLELGWTIINDLFPHWVEGLLKRCPNLRKLVIHGVVSEAKSQEECRMLATLTSTIVRLMRKYMNVEVQFEYE